Proteins from a single region of Hermetia illucens chromosome 3, iHerIll2.2.curated.20191125, whole genome shotgun sequence:
- the LOC119652003 gene encoding probable salivary secreted peptide — protein MKHLVIVLLAVLAYFACNSSASNSTWGHIGPYDPILDHAIVVKKGKWLRIVTKDYDYPKKGGYNYKNITGIRVIDQYTNGNGGMATLLKGGPGFRNVTIHLKSQRSHGFNFIVDIYGRH, from the exons ATGAAGCATTTAGTTATTGTTTTATTAGCCGTTTTGGCCTACTTCGCCTGCAACAGTTCAGCCAGTAATTCCACTTGGGGTCATATCGGTCCATATGATCCTATCCTGGATCACGCTATAGTTGTGAAAAAGGGGAAGTGGTTGCGGATCGTTACTAAGGATTATGATTACCCCAAGAAG GGAGGCTACAATTATAAGAATATCACTGGAATTCGTGTTATTGATCAGTATACAAATGGGAATGGAGGAATGGCTACTCTGTTGAAGGGTGGACCAGGCTTTAGAAATGTTACAATTCacttaaaatctcagaggagtcATGGTTTTAATTTCATCGTAGATATTTATGGTAGACATTAA